In a single window of the Terrirubrum flagellatum genome:
- a CDS encoding RNA-binding protein, which translates to MDGDVDLERSCIVTRETRDPSELIRFVRAPDGTATPDLKRKLPGRGAWISARAEIISRATPKAFSRAFRAETKIPDDLAGLVERLLRQDALQSLSLANKAGRVVTGFDQALEAVQKNRAVAVLHAREAAENGRRKLQGASRGAIEALAPFESGEMDLALGRIHVIHAALTVGAVSDACLSRCRFLLAFRGESGDGARIGEAVTEAGPGAQAGSKAE; encoded by the coding sequence GTGGATGGAGACGTTGATCTGGAGCGTTCCTGCATCGTCACGCGCGAAACGCGCGATCCATCCGAGCTGATCCGTTTCGTCCGCGCCCCGGACGGAACGGCGACGCCCGACCTGAAGAGAAAGCTTCCCGGTCGCGGCGCCTGGATTTCCGCGCGCGCCGAGATTATCTCCCGGGCGACGCCGAAGGCGTTCTCGCGCGCCTTTCGGGCCGAGACGAAAATTCCGGACGATCTGGCCGGACTCGTCGAGCGGCTTCTCAGGCAGGACGCCCTGCAATCGCTCTCGCTCGCCAACAAGGCCGGCCGTGTGGTGACGGGCTTCGATCAGGCGTTGGAGGCGGTTCAGAAAAATCGCGCCGTCGCCGTGCTGCATGCGCGGGAGGCGGCGGAAAATGGGCGGCGCAAGCTTCAAGGCGCCTCCAGAGGCGCGATCGAGGCGCTTGCGCCCTTCGAAAGTGGAGAAATGGATTTGGCTTTGGGCCGTATCCATGTGATACACGCGGCGCTCACGGTTGGCGCTGTCAGCGACGCGTGTCTGTCCCGTTGCCGTTTTCTCCTCGCGTTCCGGGGAGAGAGCGGGGACGGCGCGCGCATTGGCGAAGCGGTTACGGAAGCCGGGCCAGGGGCCCAGGCAGGATCGAAGGCTGAATGA
- the infB gene encoding translation initiation factor IF-2, whose translation MTDTKNPGDKTLHVSSTKTLTLKRPETGTVRQSFSHGRTKSVVVEKVKRHTSPPPAAPRPVEVKEAPKPAPAPVQPAPAAAARPAQTAPSPAPSRPAPVKPSTPGGLVLRPLSNDELEARQSVLEDSRKREEETRRQAETEAKARAERDAREAAERAASEARKREEDDRRRHEDDLKRKAADEARRRLGEPAPRAPSADGRPERAASGAGGYSVGTGGRRPQQLNFDRPRPEGRADERADAGSPPERSARPYGDRPQGDRPSRPYGDRPQGDRPPRPYGDRPQGDRPPRPYGDRPQGDRPPRPYGDRPQGDRPPRPYGDRPQGDRPPRPYGDRPQGDRPPRPFGDRGPRPPGGPRPFGGGGFNPGPAPGDNPMEGARPQRSRGDGMLRPARRPTTPIKPAADAKPAKGGDANRRGRLTLSNALEDESEKSHSTAAFRRRVQRLTGHRDESSSEKISREVTVPETITIQELANRMTERAVDVIRLLMKQGQMLKINDVIDADTAQLIAEEMGHTVRRVAESDVEEGLFESAVEDTAEEMMPRPPVVTIMGHVDHGKTSLLDAIRHANVVSGEAGGITQHIGAYQVTAPSGGKITFIDTPGHAAFSAMRARGAKVTDIVVLVVAADDGVMPQTVEAINHAKAAKVPVIVAINKIDKPDAKPERVRTELLQYEVQVEAMGGEVQDVEVSAKNKTNLDGLLEAIALQAELLDLKANANRPGEGTVIEAKLDRGRGPVTTVLVQRGTLVVGDIVVAGSEWGKVRALIADTGESVKFAGPSFPVEVLGFSGTPDAGDRVAVVDNEARAREITAYRERQKRDKAVARQATMRGSLAEMMKGVKDSAGKKEFPLIVKADVQGSVEAIVSALEKLGNDEVRARVIHSGVGGITESDITLAESSAAAVIGFNVRAHKEAREAAERTGTEIRYYNIIYNLVDDVKDAMSGLLAPTLREERLGEAQIKEIFAVSKVGKVAGCVVSDGVVQRGANVRLIRDNVVIHEGKLSTLQRFKDQVAEVRAGQECGMSFENYQDMRAGDVIECYKVEEVKRTL comes from the coding sequence ATGACTGATACGAAAAATCCGGGCGACAAGACGCTGCATGTGTCGTCCACGAAGACCCTGACGCTGAAGCGCCCCGAAACCGGAACGGTGCGCCAGAGCTTCTCCCATGGCCGCACGAAATCGGTCGTGGTCGAGAAGGTGAAGCGTCATACCTCGCCGCCGCCCGCCGCGCCCCGACCTGTCGAGGTGAAGGAAGCGCCGAAGCCGGCGCCCGCCCCCGTTCAGCCCGCGCCTGCGGCCGCCGCGCGGCCCGCTCAGACTGCGCCGTCGCCGGCCCCAAGCCGGCCTGCGCCCGTCAAGCCGTCGACGCCCGGCGGTCTCGTGCTGCGCCCGCTCTCCAATGACGAGCTTGAGGCGCGCCAGTCCGTGCTCGAGGATTCGCGCAAGCGCGAGGAAGAGACGCGCCGTCAGGCCGAAACAGAAGCCAAGGCGCGCGCCGAACGCGACGCTCGCGAGGCTGCCGAGCGCGCCGCTTCGGAAGCGCGCAAGCGCGAGGAGGACGACCGCCGCCGTCACGAAGACGATCTGAAGCGCAAGGCCGCCGACGAAGCGCGCCGACGCCTTGGCGAGCCGGCGCCGCGCGCGCCATCGGCCGATGGACGGCCGGAACGAGCCGCTTCCGGCGCAGGCGGTTATTCTGTTGGGACTGGCGGCCGGCGGCCGCAGCAACTTAATTTCGACCGTCCGAGACCGGAAGGGCGAGCAGATGAGCGAGCCGACGCTGGCAGCCCGCCGGAACGTTCGGCGCGTCCCTACGGCGATCGTCCGCAAGGCGACCGGCCGTCGCGTCCCTATGGCGACCGTCCTCAGGGCGACCGTCCGCCCCGCCCCTATGGCGACCGTCCGCAAGGCGATCGTCCGCCTCGCCCCTATGGCGACAGGCCCCAGGGCGACCGCCCGCCGCGTCCCTATGGCGACCGTCCTCAGGGCGACCGCCCGCCGCGTCCCTACGGCGATCGTCCTCAGGGCGATCGGCCGCCGCGCCCCTATGGCGACAGGCCCCAAGGCGATCGGCCGCCGCGTCCGTTCGGTGATCGCGGTCCGCGTCCGCCGGGAGGTCCGCGTCCGTTCGGCGGAGGCGGCTTCAATCCAGGACCGGCGCCGGGCGACAATCCCATGGAGGGCGCGCGTCCGCAGCGCTCGCGCGGAGACGGCATGCTGCGCCCGGCGCGCCGGCCGACCACGCCGATCAAGCCGGCCGCCGACGCCAAGCCTGCGAAAGGCGGCGACGCAAACCGCCGCGGCCGCCTGACGCTGTCGAATGCGCTTGAGGATGAGTCGGAGAAGTCGCACTCGACCGCGGCCTTCCGCCGTCGCGTTCAGCGCCTGACGGGCCATCGCGACGAAAGCTCTTCGGAAAAGATTTCGCGCGAGGTGACGGTCCCTGAGACCATCACCATCCAGGAACTCGCGAACCGCATGACGGAGCGCGCCGTCGATGTCATCCGCCTGCTGATGAAGCAGGGGCAGATGCTGAAGATCAACGACGTCATCGACGCCGACACCGCCCAGCTCATCGCCGAGGAAATGGGCCACACGGTCAGGCGCGTGGCGGAATCGGACGTCGAGGAAGGCCTATTCGAAAGCGCCGTCGAGGACACCGCGGAAGAGATGATGCCGCGTCCGCCGGTGGTGACGATCATGGGCCATGTCGATCACGGCAAGACGTCGCTGCTCGACGCGATCCGGCATGCGAATGTCGTGTCCGGCGAGGCCGGCGGCATCACGCAGCATATCGGCGCCTATCAGGTGACCGCCCCATCAGGCGGCAAGATCACCTTCATCGACACGCCCGGCCACGCCGCCTTCAGCGCCATGCGAGCGCGCGGCGCAAAGGTGACGGACATCGTCGTGCTCGTGGTCGCCGCCGATGACGGCGTCATGCCGCAGACGGTGGAGGCCATCAATCACGCCAAGGCGGCGAAGGTGCCGGTGATCGTCGCGATCAACAAGATCGACAAACCTGACGCCAAACCCGAGCGCGTCCGCACCGAGCTTCTGCAATATGAAGTGCAGGTCGAAGCGATGGGCGGCGAAGTGCAGGACGTCGAGGTCTCGGCCAAGAACAAGACCAATCTCGATGGGCTTCTCGAAGCCATCGCCCTGCAGGCGGAACTGCTCGATCTCAAGGCGAACGCCAACCGGCCGGGAGAAGGCACCGTCATCGAAGCGAAGCTCGATCGCGGCCGCGGCCCGGTCACGACCGTGCTTGTCCAGCGTGGCACGCTCGTCGTCGGCGATATCGTCGTCGCCGGCTCCGAATGGGGCAAGGTGCGCGCGTTGATCGCGGACACCGGCGAAAGCGTGAAATTCGCTGGCCCGTCGTTCCCGGTCGAGGTGCTCGGCTTCTCCGGCACGCCTGACGCGGGTGACCGCGTCGCGGTGGTCGACAACGAAGCGCGCGCCCGTGAAATCACGGCCTATCGTGAACGTCAGAAGCGCGACAAGGCCGTCGCGCGTCAGGCGACCATGCGCGGCTCGCTCGCCGAGATGATGAAGGGCGTGAAGGACAGCGCCGGCAAGAAGGAGTTCCCGCTCATCGTCAAAGCCGATGTGCAGGGCTCGGTCGAAGCGATCGTGTCGGCGCTCGAGAAACTCGGCAACGACGAGGTGCGCGCGCGCGTCATCCATTCGGGCGTCGGCGGCATCACCGAAAGCGACATCACGCTGGCGGAATCCTCAGCCGCGGCGGTCATCGGCTTTAACGTGCGCGCCCACAAGGAAGCGCGCGAGGCGGCCGAGCGCACTGGCACCGAAATCCGCTACTACAACATCATCTACAACCTCGTGGATGACGTGAAGGACGCCATGTCCGGACTGCTCGCGCCAACCTTGCGCGAGGAGCGACTCGGCGAAGCGCAGATCAAGGAGATCTTCGCGGTGTCCAAGGTCGGCAAGGTGGCGGGCTGCGTGGTGTCCGACGGCGTGGTGCAGCGCGGCGCGAATGTTCGCTTGATCCGCGACAACGTGGTCATCCACGAAGGCAAGCTGTCGACGCTGCAGCGCTTCAAGGACCAGGTCGCGGAAGTGCGCGCCGGTCAGGAATGCGGCATGTCGTTTGAGAATTATCAGGACATGCGCGCCGGCGACGTCATCGAGTGTTACAAGGTCGAAGAGGTCAAGCGGACGCTCTGA
- the rbfA gene encoding 30S ribosome-binding factor RbfA, which translates to MKKKSAHPAGPSQRQLRVGELIRQALSEMLARGDIYDDTLASHPVSVTSVRVTPDLKLADIRILPLGGEDTIAVLAALDHNRKFIRGEIAHRINLKFAPDIRFHADDSFDARTQIERILDSEQVRRDTRKPAASND; encoded by the coding sequence ATGAAGAAGAAATCAGCCCACCCCGCAGGTCCTTCGCAGCGCCAGTTGCGCGTCGGCGAGCTTATCCGTCAGGCGCTCTCGGAGATGCTGGCGCGTGGCGACATCTATGACGACACGCTTGCGTCCCATCCTGTCTCGGTGACGAGCGTGCGGGTCACGCCCGATCTCAAGCTCGCCGACATCCGCATCCTGCCGCTTGGCGGCGAGGATACGATCGCGGTTCTCGCCGCGCTCGACCACAACCGCAAATTCATCCGCGGCGAGATCGCTCACCGCATCAATCTGAAGTTCGCGCCCGACATCCGCTTCCATGCGGACGACAGTTTCGACGCGCGCACCCAGATCGAACGCATCCTCGATTCCGAGCAGGTTCGCCGCGACACGCGCAAACCCGCCGCTTCCAACGACTGA
- the truB gene encoding tRNA pseudouridine(55) synthase TruB has protein sequence MTEHAKPLDMREKPSAPPRSDTPRPKKRDVDGWFVLDKPTGVTSTHAVSIIKRLFRAKKAGHAGTLDPLASGCLPIALGEATKTVPYVMDGRKAYRFTVTWGAETDTDDSEGRVIATSDQRPTRAEVETALPAFVGVISQTPPKFSAIRVAGERAYDLAREGEDVELKPREILIEELVVVAHDDATTTLDARTGKGAYVRAIARDLGRALGCGGHISALRRTRVGPFRESDLTPLPPRDSSDEALSDAQLAALLKPASAALSELPSVTVSRGDAGRLLRGQGVILRGRDAPITTDAVAVHADGALIAIGEIDGGELRPRRVFLQDRR, from the coding sequence ATGACCGAGCACGCCAAACCTCTCGACATGCGCGAAAAGCCGTCGGCTCCGCCGCGTTCCGACACGCCGCGGCCCAAGAAGCGCGACGTGGACGGATGGTTCGTGCTGGACAAGCCGACGGGCGTCACCTCGACCCATGCGGTGTCGATCATCAAGCGCCTCTTCCGGGCGAAGAAGGCGGGGCATGCCGGCACGCTCGATCCCCTCGCCTCCGGCTGCCTGCCCATTGCGCTTGGCGAGGCAACGAAGACCGTTCCCTATGTCATGGACGGCCGCAAAGCCTATCGCTTCACCGTGACCTGGGGCGCCGAGACCGACACGGACGATTCAGAAGGTCGCGTCATCGCAACTTCAGACCAGCGTCCGACGCGCGCCGAGGTCGAGACCGCGCTGCCTGCTTTCGTCGGCGTTATTTCTCAAACGCCGCCGAAATTCTCCGCCATCCGCGTCGCCGGCGAGCGCGCCTACGATCTCGCGCGCGAGGGCGAAGATGTAGAACTGAAGCCGCGCGAGATTCTGATCGAGGAATTGGTCGTCGTTGCTCATGACGACGCGACGACGACGCTCGACGCGCGCACCGGCAAAGGCGCCTATGTGCGCGCGATCGCGCGTGACCTCGGCCGCGCGCTTGGCTGCGGTGGGCATATCAGCGCGCTTCGGCGCACCCGCGTCGGACCGTTCCGCGAAAGCGACCTCACACCGCTGCCGCCGCGCGATTCCAGCGACGAAGCGTTGAGCGACGCTCAGCTCGCGGCGCTGCTCAAGCCTGCTTCGGCTGCTCTTTCGGAGTTGCCTTCAGTCACGGTCTCGCGCGGCGACGCCGGCCGGCTGCTGCGGGGCCAGGGCGTGATTCTGCGCGGCCGCGATGCGCCGATCACGACTGACGCCGTCGCAGTGCATGCAGATGGCGCGCTCATCGCCATTGGCGAGATCGACGGAGGCGAGCTTCGGCCGCGTCGCGTCTTCCTGCAAGACAGGCGATAG
- a CDS encoding methyl-accepting chemotaxis protein, translating to MNIDLAAFRNIITRALIFAAVIHAPIIAIVAWLLGKGAWAAGVAALACALVPYILQRMQRSTTIVTLSVGVALVAQTSLLVLLFSGHLWQVEAHFYYFAVLAMVAGYCDWRITIATAGLIAVHHLSLNFLLPSALYPGGSDFLRMTFHAAVVVVETAMLVFTGLAVVARFQESAEATASAQTARAEAEMSALEIERDRELQMRRREELAAARDRFQRDVSTILATIGAAADELRDASRLIVDATGETQALAAETRAESGASSSQASSVADASDGMARAVSDAAEAVGRVGEAAKSAITHTTRSAEAIGALAEDAARIDEIVGLIERIAGQTNLLALNATIEAARAGESGRGFAIVATEVKALSKQTADATRQIATSIAAIQGRVSMVVASSENAEAAIRIVDETTSRLHYAMREQVQASDAISRQAQDVVRRAGGVADGMEGLADNAAASERAARTLHNAAMKAAREIASIEASVRAFLQDATRDVDRAA from the coding sequence ATGAATATCGATCTCGCGGCCTTCCGGAATATCATCACGCGCGCGCTGATTTTTGCTGCGGTGATTCACGCGCCGATCATCGCAATCGTCGCCTGGCTGCTCGGCAAGGGCGCTTGGGCGGCGGGCGTCGCAGCGCTCGCCTGCGCGCTCGTTCCCTATATTCTGCAGCGGATGCAGCGATCGACGACGATCGTAACGCTGTCGGTCGGCGTTGCGCTCGTTGCGCAGACCTCGCTCCTCGTCCTGCTTTTTTCGGGACATCTCTGGCAGGTCGAGGCGCATTTCTATTATTTCGCGGTGCTCGCCATGGTCGCGGGATATTGCGACTGGCGCATCACAATCGCGACGGCGGGGCTGATCGCGGTCCATCACCTCTCTCTCAATTTTCTTCTGCCGAGCGCCCTCTATCCCGGCGGATCAGATTTTCTCAGGATGACTTTCCATGCTGCGGTCGTCGTGGTCGAGACGGCTATGCTTGTCTTCACCGGCCTCGCGGTCGTCGCGCGTTTCCAGGAGAGCGCCGAGGCCACAGCCTCGGCGCAGACGGCGCGCGCTGAAGCCGAAATGAGCGCGCTCGAGATCGAGCGTGATCGCGAATTGCAGATGCGGCGGCGCGAAGAGCTGGCGGCGGCCCGTGATCGCTTTCAGCGCGACGTTTCGACGATTCTCGCCACGATCGGCGCCGCCGCCGACGAGTTGCGCGACGCTTCGCGCCTGATCGTCGATGCGACGGGGGAAACGCAGGCGCTGGCCGCGGAAACGCGCGCCGAGTCCGGCGCATCCTCATCGCAGGCGTCGAGCGTCGCCGATGCGAGCGACGGAATGGCGCGCGCCGTCAGCGATGCGGCCGAGGCCGTCGGTCGCGTTGGCGAAGCCGCCAAGTCGGCGATCACCCATACGACGCGCAGCGCCGAGGCGATTGGCGCGCTGGCCGAGGATGCGGCGCGCATCGACGAGATCGTCGGCCTGATCGAGCGCATCGCGGGACAGACCAATCTGCTGGCGCTGAATGCGACGATTGAAGCGGCGCGCGCGGGCGAATCCGGTCGCGGTTTCGCAATCGTGGCGACAGAGGTGAAGGCGTTGTCGAAGCAGACAGCGGACGCCACTCGTCAGATCGCCACAAGTATCGCCGCCATCCAGGGGCGCGTCTCGATGGTTGTCGCGAGCAGCGAGAATGCTGAAGCTGCAATTCGCATCGTCGATGAGACTACATCCAGGCTCCATTACGCGATGCGCGAGCAGGTTCAGGCGAGCGATGCGATTTCCAGGCAGGCCCAGGATGTCGTCCGCCGCGCGGGCGGGGTCGCCGACGGCATGGAAGGTCTGGCTGACAACGCCGCCGCCAGCGAACGCGCTGCGCGCACGCTGCACAATGCGGCGATGAAAGCGGCGCGCGAAATCGCGTCGATCGAGGCGAGCGTCCGCGCGTTTCTGCAGGACGCGACGCGCGACGTCGATCGCGCCGCCTGA
- a CDS encoding DUF1476 domain-containing protein, with product MTSGMDDRKDAFEKKFAHDEELRFKATARRNKLLGLWAAAKLGKSGADADAYAKSVVMSDFEEIGDHDVFKKIRTDFDAAGVHESDHQIRRTMDDLMTQAAKDIQAGV from the coding sequence ATGACCTCCGGCATGGACGACCGCAAGGACGCCTTCGAGAAGAAGTTCGCCCATGACGAGGAGCTTCGGTTCAAGGCGACAGCCCGGCGCAACAAGCTGCTCGGCCTTTGGGCGGCAGCCAAACTGGGCAAGAGCGGCGCCGACGCTGACGCCTATGCGAAGTCGGTGGTGATGTCGGACTTCGAGGAGATCGGCGATCACGACGTCTTCAAGAAGATCCGCACTGACTTCGACGCCGCCGGCGTCCATGAAAGCGATCACCAGATCCGCCGCACCATGGACGATCTGATGACGCAAGCCGCCAAGGACATCCAGGCTGGCGTCTGA
- the purC gene encoding phosphoribosylaminoimidazolesuccinocarboxamide synthase — translation MDFSKPRYIPMNRRRRIYEGKAKVLYEGPEPGTLIQHFKDDATAFNAKKHEVIDGKGVLNNRISEYVFTHLNNIGVPTHFIKRLNMREQLIREVEIIPLEVVVRNVAAGSLAERLGLEEGTQLPRSIIEFYYKSDKLNDPMVSEEHITAFGWATPQEIDDIMALAIRVNDFLSGIFLGVGIRLVDFKMETGRLWEGEMMRIVVADEISPDSCRLWDMKSNDKLDKDRFRRDMGGLVEAYSEVARRLGIMSENERPTHTGPKLVQ, via the coding sequence ATGGATTTCTCCAAACCACGGTACATTCCGATGAATCGTCGTCGCCGCATTTACGAGGGCAAGGCCAAGGTCCTGTATGAGGGGCCGGAGCCGGGAACGCTGATCCAGCACTTCAAGGACGACGCGACGGCCTTCAATGCCAAGAAACACGAGGTCATCGACGGCAAGGGCGTGCTGAACAACCGGATCTCGGAGTATGTCTTCACGCATCTCAACAATATCGGCGTGCCCACCCACTTCATCAAACGGCTCAACATGCGCGAGCAGTTGATCCGCGAGGTCGAGATCATTCCCCTCGAGGTCGTGGTCCGTAATGTCGCCGCCGGTTCGCTGGCGGAGCGACTTGGCCTTGAGGAAGGCACCCAGCTCCCGCGCTCCATCATCGAATTCTATTACAAGAGCGACAAGCTCAACGATCCCATGGTGTCGGAAGAGCACATCACCGCCTTCGGCTGGGCGACGCCGCAGGAGATCGACGACATCATGGCGCTCGCCATCCGGGTGAACGACTTCCTCTCGGGCATCTTCCTCGGTGTCGGCATCCGCCTGGTCGATTTCAAGATGGAGACGGGGCGGCTCTGGGAGGGCGAGATGATGCGCATCGTCGTCGCCGACGAGATCAGTCCCGATTCCTGCCGTCTCTGGGACATGAAGTCGAACGACAAGCTCGACAAGGATCGCTTCCGCCGCGACATGGGCGGGCTGGTGGAGGCCTATTCCGAGGTGGCGCGCCGGCTCGGCATCATGAGCGAGAACGAGCGCCCGACCCATACGGGACCGAAGCTGGTGCAGTGA
- the hisE gene encoding phosphoribosyl-ATP diphosphatase: protein MSDSIERLYEGVHRARDCDPAISRTAKLMAGGIAKMAKKVGEEAVEVGLDAVKGDRSAVIAESADLIYNLVVLWAASGITPEEIWAEMGRRERMMGLAEKMPKQNAKPLFAAMSASR from the coding sequence ATGAGCGATTCGATTGAACGACTGTATGAAGGCGTTCACCGGGCGCGGGACTGTGATCCTGCGATCTCACGGACCGCCAAACTCATGGCCGGCGGGATCGCCAAGATGGCGAAAAAGGTCGGCGAGGAGGCCGTCGAGGTCGGGCTCGACGCCGTGAAGGGCGACCGTTCTGCGGTGATCGCGGAGAGCGCCGACCTGATCTACAATCTTGTGGTTCTCTGGGCGGCTTCCGGCATCACCCCCGAGGAAATCTGGGCCGAGATGGGTCGTCGCGAACGCATGATGGGCCTGGCCGAGAAAATGCCCAAGCAGAATGCGAAACCGCTGTTCGCCGCCATGTCCGCAAGCAGATAG
- a CDS encoding CHAD domain-containing protein, whose translation MRATSARGSRVDQTAIDIEPQTNEVRARQGGGEILRPLLRETLLRVLDCASTLETEGEKGVHQLRVALRRARTMASIVRRGGNDGLIDELAVALRWAGQELGPARDLDTLLQGALAPDIADAPAGFAALRVRAQEKRAQAFDKARASIASPAWREQIERVAARLGDAPADKGARGVIAEAARKELRRRWRKLRKRAKHAADGGVETLHALRIQAKKQRFAIELFADIFPDARRKRDRMLAALKRLLDRLGALNDIATHRSLLVDLAAEGGDAGGYAAGFLAGQESACAEALISKAEAALSKLIEVKPFWK comes from the coding sequence ATGCGCGCCACATCAGCCAGAGGAAGCCGCGTGGATCAGACGGCGATCGATATCGAGCCGCAGACCAATGAAGTTCGCGCCCGCCAGGGAGGCGGCGAAATATTGCGGCCTCTGCTTCGCGAGACGCTGCTGCGTGTGCTTGATTGCGCGTCAACGCTGGAGACTGAAGGGGAGAAGGGAGTCCATCAGCTCCGCGTGGCTCTTCGTCGCGCGCGCACAATGGCGTCGATCGTCCGGCGCGGGGGAAATGACGGGCTGATTGACGAGCTTGCGGTCGCGCTGCGTTGGGCGGGCCAGGAACTCGGACCGGCCCGTGATCTCGACACGCTCCTGCAAGGGGCTCTCGCGCCAGACATCGCGGACGCGCCGGCCGGTTTCGCCGCGCTGCGCGTGCGGGCGCAGGAGAAGCGGGCGCAGGCGTTCGACAAGGCGCGTGCTTCAATCGCCTCGCCGGCATGGCGGGAGCAAATCGAGCGTGTAGCTGCACGCCTGGGAGACGCGCCGGCGGATAAGGGCGCACGAGGCGTCATCGCTGAGGCCGCGCGCAAAGAACTCCGACGGCGTTGGAGAAAACTCAGGAAACGCGCGAAGCATGCGGCGGATGGCGGCGTCGAGACTCTTCATGCCCTTCGCATCCAGGCCAAGAAGCAGCGCTTCGCCATTGAGCTGTTCGCGGATATTTTCCCGGACGCCAGGCGAAAACGGGATCGTATGCTCGCCGCCCTGAAGAGGTTGCTCGACCGCCTTGGCGCCCTCAACGACATCGCGACGCACCGGAGTCTGCTCGTGGATCTGGCGGCCGAGGGCGGCGATGCGGGCGGCTACGCAGCGGGTTTCCTTGCCGGCCAGGAGTCGGCGTGTGCGGAAGCGCTCATCTCAAAGGCTGAAGCCGCTTTAAGCAAGCTGATCGAGGTGAAGCCGTTCTGGAAATAG
- a CDS encoding DMT family transporter, which produces MSRKDWALLLMLSLLWGASFLFIRVAVQDIPPFTLVFGRVGIAALALGLLLAATGEGAPRGRSVWIALATMGVLNNIIPFSLIFWGQKEIGAGLASILNATTPLFTVLVAHVFTTDEKLTPAKILGVALGIAGVAAMIGPSALAGLDRSIAAQLACLGAALSYGFAGIYGRRFKPMGVKPMYTAFGTLTASASIMLVIAAIVDQPWRLPAPSMTAIGALLGLALLSTALAYLIFYRILASAGATNLSLVTFLIPPSAILLGVIILGERIEPRHIVGMIFIGAGLACIDGKLARLFRREASGRASA; this is translated from the coding sequence ATGAGCCGAAAAGATTGGGCGCTGCTGTTGATGCTGTCGCTCCTGTGGGGGGCGTCATTCCTCTTCATCCGCGTCGCGGTTCAGGACATCCCGCCTTTCACGCTGGTGTTCGGGCGCGTTGGAATCGCGGCGCTCGCGCTTGGGCTGTTGCTCGCCGCGACCGGGGAAGGAGCGCCACGCGGCCGCTCGGTCTGGATCGCGCTCGCGACTATGGGCGTCCTCAACAACATCATTCCCTTCAGCCTGATCTTCTGGGGGCAGAAGGAGATTGGCGCCGGCCTCGCATCGATCCTGAATGCGACGACGCCGCTCTTCACCGTTCTCGTCGCACATGTCTTCACGACCGATGAGAAGTTGACGCCGGCGAAAATCCTCGGCGTGGCGCTCGGCATCGCCGGCGTCGCAGCGATGATCGGGCCTTCGGCGCTGGCGGGCCTTGATCGCTCGATCGCGGCCCAGCTCGCCTGCCTCGGCGCGGCGTTGTCCTATGGTTTCGCCGGCATCTATGGCCGCCGCTTCAAGCCGATGGGCGTGAAGCCGATGTACACCGCGTTTGGCACCTTGACCGCCAGCGCGTCGATCATGCTCGTGATCGCCGCGATCGTCGACCAGCCCTGGCGTCTGCCCGCTCCATCGATGACGGCGATCGGCGCGCTGCTTGGCCTCGCGCTCCTATCAACGGCGCTCGCCTATCTTATCTTCTATCGCATTCTCGCCAGCGCCGGCGCGACCAATCTCTCACTGGTGACCTTTCTCATTCCGCCAAGCGCGATCCTGCTTGGCGTGATCATTCTTGGCGAGCGGATTGAGCCGCGACACATCGTCGGGATGATCTTCATCGGCGCCGGTCTCGCCTGCATCGACGGCAAGCTCGCCCGCCTGTTTCGACGCGAAGCGTCCGGGCGGGCGTCCGCCTGA
- a CDS encoding DUF2892 domain-containing protein, with product MALYRKNIGGGQQIARLAMGGAAAAASLVFLASPLNLVGAAAGLIFAITGLVGYCPMCAIADSGARKRAER from the coding sequence ATGGCGCTCTACAGAAAGAACATCGGCGGCGGACAGCAAATCGCGAGGCTCGCGATGGGCGGCGCGGCTGCAGCCGCATCGCTCGTCTTCCTCGCATCGCCCCTCAATCTCGTCGGCGCTGCGGCCGGGCTCATCTTCGCGATCACCGGGCTCGTCGGCTACTGTCCGATGTGCGCCATCGCCGATAGCGGCGCGCGCAAGCGAGCCGAGAGATGA